In the genome of Siniperca chuatsi isolate FFG_IHB_CAS linkage group LG14, ASM2008510v1, whole genome shotgun sequence, the window TTTACTCCAAGACTTTGCAAGACTCTGCTCTGATTATAGGACCAGCCTTTCAAAAATGACTCTCcatcagtgaaataaaaaacacatgtagcTGACACATATTTAGCAATTTGAAGTGAACCATAAAAATCATTTTAGATAGCAATCCATAAAGCAAAATTAGAGGTATTTTAGGGCTAAATCAGGATTCaatttagatatttttatacacatttcatACTCAAATCCACATTtcataaagtaacaaaaactgtaaaaattgTGAATCAAAATATCCAAATATTTGTGTACTGGTTCCCATACTTTCCACTCAGATTCAGTTTTCTGTATTGTTTCATTGTCTCCTTCTATTACTCCTGTGTTCACTGCTGTATCGTGATACCTCTGTAACTGCAAACATTCTGTTTTCATCAAATGAATCAATGTTCGATCCATAATGTAATGTGGTCATGTTCACGAGCTGCCCTAAATCTGATCATCCTCACCTCCAGGTTTCAAAGGCAGCGGCAGACCTGATGGCGTACTGCGACGCACACTCCTGTGACGACCCCCTGATCAGCCCCGTGCCCACCTCAGAGAACCCTTTCAGGGAGAAGAAATTCTTCTGCGCTCTGCTTTGAGACCAATCAGGGATTGTTGTGATTAAAAGTacaactgtacagtatgtacatgtatgtacagtgtgtacatgtACTTCCAATCTAAATAAGACATCAGTGTACTATAGTAACCTTGCATAAAAGCTGCCgatgtacagtacataatcAACTACAAAATGTCTTGAACTAAATTCTTTAACTGCTAATGTCTGGGGGAAGAACAAAAACATGGGAATTTGAAACAAATCTAAACATTCAATCAATAAAGAGTCAGTTATCACTATCAAAAACAACACTAGACGTCTAAAGAGAAGAAACTTAACACAGCTATCATCTGgttgaaaacagacatttcatgCTCATAAATATTACAGGTAACTGCCAAAAAGGAAACATTCTGAGCATCAAGTGTCTCGATAGGCTCCACCAGTCACAGGAACAGATTCACACGGAGTCTGCAGCATTTGAAACTTTGAACTGGGAGGCTAAATTCCCACATTGGGTCTTTGGATTATGGTGGTGCTACACGTCTCAGATGCTGCTCTGATAGGTCAGGGCTGTCAGTTCTCCCCATATAAATTGTCCATACATTTGAGATCTAGCAactgagaaaaagacaagcctATGTTAGGTAAGTATGACATCTCCCATAACTGACACTGTTTCCATTTGGTGACTACTTGTAGATGAAAGTGGTAATAACTTCTTCTGCttagaaatactttaaaatCTCCATACAGAATCTTTTTTCTCAGTCAACAACATTTAGATTGTCCTTTAGTGCTGCATCACATCTATCttcaatatattttgtattccTCATTCACTTAGGTGTTTCCTCTTTTTTGGCAGTTACTTGTGTCTACAACAGACAACAGCTGtttattaatggattataatcctataattaatttaattcaagGTTTTATTaagattttagcatttagctcatttCTATACTGTTGCTGTAGTGTGgatgtggaagtgtgtgtgtatgcataggTGCTACTGTGAAACTTAAGCAACAATTCTGAGCATTTGATCACTGTCAAATCAAGATTTTATATTTCAATAGCACACAGACCCAAAAAACACATTCCAGGGGTTATGGACATTCAATATGTGATCTAAGCCATTAAAGCAAAATCAGCTATTCAATTATTGTCTGTCACATGAAAATGTTCTATTtctttaaagcaaaaaataaacacagcagtTATAATGTACTTTTAAATACAGGTGtacattgtcattttaactAATCAGGTCTCCAGAGTAGAAGGGTCCGTCAACAGTTTCCAGAAAATCAAGGAACAGCATCTACTCATTCATGTGAAGTGAGGACTGATGTGAATGACTTGGGAATTCCAACTCCAATTAAAGGTGTCACTTTCTCCATGGTTACTGCTCCATCTACAGTCCAGGCAATGGTTTAGTGCTGTTAAATCGTTaaccacaaaaaaagaaaactgctcTCATTTGGAGTTCCCTCAGACATGATCCCATCAAATGAGCTCCATGGCTCTTCCACATGATAAAACTTTTGGGAACCCCTGCTCTGgaccattttaaaaatgaatcaatgCATTTCAATATCTTGCAAATGACAAATTTGGAGCTTTGGTGAAAAAGAAACCATGGAATATCAAGCATTGAAATAAAACCTCCTGTTATCAAAGGGTTTCTCtcatttctgattttatttgataaaaactgaaatttttaatgaagatgtaaaaaaaaacaacaacaacaacaacaacacatgtATGTCCAAATCTGGTactttgccttttattttttataacagCAGCCATATAAAAACTGATGAGTTTTCACAGTCAAATGCAAAAACTTTAGCAGTGTTTTAACAAAAAGCTGCAACACAGCGGTTACATCTTCAAACAGCTGGTGATGTGTGGAAGATTACGTGACACAGCCTGGACATGCACTAGTGCATATTTTATAGTTCATCTgactaaataaaatgattaaactAGCATGCATTAAGGCATCTCATGTTTATAAAGACAGTCAACGATAATAAGTCATGAAGACCTGACCTGCATCAGGCTTGTTGGTGTTAGAAAACATACACTGTAGGTGGTATTCCGTCAGTGGAAAATAAAGATCAGTGATTTACCTTTTCCTGTTTAGAGGTAAGTAAAAGACAAAGTCAAGCAATAGATGGGTTGGGTGGGATGGATTGGATGGGTTTTGCCTCACTCTTGTTGGGTTTTTGATTTGCAGAATGAGAAACAAGGTAAACTTCTATTGAAGCTTCAAATACATTCTAGCATACGAGTACAGCATATCAACTACTTTAGCCTCTTAAATGTTAATGAACAAACAGGATGCGGATTGATTTACTGCATCATGGTTACTGGTTTTGATTTAGATAGCTGCCATATAATTCTGACACTGTTGAATCAAAACAGAACTCATGTTTTCTTTACATCATGGTTACATCATTTAAGCACACCAAAAAGTCGCATCAATCTGAATGTGTTATACTTGTTGCAGCGCACTCGCCTTGATCCCCAGCACTTCAGGCAGGTACAAAATGCTTTGTTTACTGCTAACAAAATTAGCAGTATTGTCTGGCTAATCTAGTAGACACATATTGTAAGTTCATTCTTTAATGTAAAGGCTGCAGCCTGCTCATCAGCAATAGACCGACACGTTCTTGACAGTGTTTGAGTTTGTTGCATCcgcatctttatttatagacaTTTCCATCTTCAGGTTCAAACAAGCTTTGAACAGACCAGATGTGGGGGTCTGGCCATGTTGCTTCTACATATGCAGAATCAAAAGTTAAaagtttttataataaaaaaagctCTGCTAAGAACAGTGTCGCGTCAGTTTTGAGGTTACGTTTTTTGGGGGTCACTTAAAATCAATCACATCCTCTGCAAGACACTTGAAACAGACAATCCGTGTTTTCAAGAAGTCATTTAAACATTGTTGCTGGATGTACATGATACTAAACTATAATAGGATGtgctatttaaaaaacaaaaaacaaaccaaaaaaaaaaaaaaaccccacacagcTTACATCAACTTTCCCAtagttttaaaaacagacaacaggGCAAGAAGCCCAAGAGTTGAAGGTGGGTACAAATATTAGTCTGGATTGTACTGGTAAATCATCACattaaacagaaagaaaaacgtGTGCTCAACTGCAACACATCCaatttttctgatgttaaaaagGTTTATAGAGAACAAACTAGTCATGTTTAGCTTAAAAAGGTAACATCTCAGTACATGACCAACAATGGATGAACCATCTGTTTAAAATTCAACCTTTAACGGAAAGTACAGTGATCTTGGGCAAACTAAATACTATGACCATGAGCAGTTTTTACTCAAAACTGGAAACTAGACAGTTTCAGTCTGAAGCTCCTCTATAGACTgttctcacagcagacattttgtcttgtcaATCACTGGTGTACTAACTTTAATAAAGGCTGCATTACATTTGGGTGTCCCAGTGTGTCGCAGCCCTGCTAATGTGTTTGCAGGCTCAATGACAAACTGATAAACCTAAATGGAAATGAGttataattaatgttattagttacatcTGTTCTTTtactactatgacaagtcaaaatgtccacaGTAAAAAGGGCTACTGACAGTGAGTGGACGTTACAGGCAGATAGAATTGTCCCATTTTGTGATTATCCAGCCAACCTACTAATTTAATGGCAatttaaagacagaaagagtgaTTATCAGTTTAGACAGACTTGTCAAAGACCATGAGGAGGGCATGTGTGAATTCTATTTGTGGGTCAAAGGATTTCAGAAACACACC includes:
- the gng3 gene encoding guanine nucleotide-binding protein G(I)/G(S)/G(O) subunit gamma-3, with translation MKGDTPVNSTMSVGQARKLVEQLKIEASFCRIKVSKAAADLMAYCDAHSCDDPLISPVPTSENPFREKKFFCALL